In the genome of Candidatus Zixiibacteriota bacterium, one region contains:
- a CDS encoding glutaredoxin family protein: MSDVTIYTKDGCPYCAAAKKSYTEQGIGFEEININRTPTAKQKILELTGGEAMVPVIVDKGEVKIGFGGG, translated from the coding sequence GTGAGTGATGTAACAATTTACACGAAGGATGGCTGTCCGTACTGTGCGGCCGCTAAGAAAAGCTATACCGAACAGGGGATAGGTTTCGAGGAGATCAACATTAACCGGACGCCAACGGCAAAACAGAAGATTCTGGAGTTGACCGGAGGCGAAGCAATGGTGCCGGTGATTGTTGACAAAGGCGAGGTCAAGATTGGCTTCGGCGGAGGCTGA
- a CDS encoding NADH-quinone oxidoreductase subunit M, which yields MEDQILTLVTFFPLLGVILLLAVPKNQHDSIKSVCLIVAFITMLLSFWLYAMFDPISNGMQFEVDIPWITSLGIHYHMGIDGISLLLIVLTSVLTVLAILSSWSSITKAVKGYYICMLLLEMGMIGVFCVLDLFMFYVFWEVMLVPMYFIIGLWGGPRRLYAAIKFVLFTMFGSLLMLVAILYLVFAYQSYSGEYSFDILKMMDMPLAFTPQLYLFAAFALAFAIKVPMFPFHTWLPDAHVQAPTAGSVILAGVLLKMGTYGFLRFCLPIFPEATVAFLPYICVLALIAIIYGALVAMVQRDVKSLVAFSSVSHMGFIMLGIFALNLQGIQGAVLQMLNHGISTGALFLIVGMIYERRHTRLIEDFGGLAKVMPVFATFFMIATLSSIGLPLTNGFVGEFLILLGVFKANVVYGVIASSGVILSACYMLWMYQRVIFGEITKPENRELKDVNLREKLILVPIVLMIFWIGVYPKPLLDRIEPAARQVLTHVSRAVTVDLGETFPAEEARSHDDAEVVLSDTHPVKVDAEGSTK from the coding sequence ATGGAAGATCAGATTCTGACCCTGGTGACATTTTTCCCGCTGTTGGGTGTAATTCTCCTGCTGGCGGTTCCGAAGAATCAACATGATTCTATCAAGTCAGTATGCCTGATCGTGGCCTTTATCACGATGCTGCTGTCGTTCTGGTTGTATGCCATGTTTGATCCGATTTCGAACGGGATGCAGTTCGAAGTTGATATCCCGTGGATCACATCGCTTGGTATTCACTATCACATGGGCATCGACGGTATTTCGCTGCTGCTTATCGTCCTGACTTCGGTTCTAACGGTTCTGGCGATTCTATCTTCGTGGTCCTCAATCACTAAAGCCGTCAAGGGCTACTACATCTGTATGTTGCTGCTCGAGATGGGCATGATCGGCGTTTTCTGTGTACTCGATCTGTTCATGTTCTATGTCTTCTGGGAAGTGATGCTGGTTCCGATGTATTTCATCATCGGTCTTTGGGGTGGTCCACGGCGTTTGTATGCGGCGATTAAGTTTGTTCTGTTCACAATGTTTGGCTCGCTATTGATGCTGGTTGCGATACTGTATCTCGTATTTGCCTACCAGAGCTACTCCGGCGAGTATTCCTTTGATATTCTCAAAATGATGGACATGCCTCTGGCCTTCACCCCGCAACTCTACCTGTTTGCGGCGTTTGCTCTGGCTTTCGCTATCAAAGTACCAATGTTCCCGTTCCATACATGGTTGCCGGATGCTCATGTCCAGGCCCCTACCGCCGGCTCAGTTATTCTGGCTGGTGTGCTTCTGAAGATGGGCACCTACGGATTTCTACGATTCTGCCTGCCCATATTCCCTGAGGCGACAGTAGCATTCCTACCCTATATATGCGTTCTGGCTCTCATTGCCATAATCTATGGTGCTCTGGTGGCTATGGTGCAGAGAGATGTCAAGTCATTGGTCGCATTCTCGTCGGTTTCCCACATGGGTTTCATAATGCTGGGCATATTTGCGCTCAACCTGCAGGGAATACAGGGAGCCGTATTGCAAATGCTCAATCATGGTATTTCCACCGGCGCATTGTTCCTTATTGTGGGAATGATATACGAACGGAGACATACGCGCTTGATTGAAGATTTCGGTGGGCTTGCCAAGGTTATGCCGGTCTTTGCGACGTTCTTTATGATTGCCACACTCTCTTCTATTGGACTGCCGTTGACTAACGGTTTTGTTGGCGAGTTCCTGATCTTATTAGGTGTCTTCAAGGCCAACGTCGTCTATGGTGTCATCGCCTCCAGTGGTGTGATCTTATCTGCGTGTTACATGCTGTGGATGTATCAGCGGGTCATTTTCGGTGAGATAACCAAACCGGAGAACCGGGAACTGAAAGATGTCAATTTGCGCGAGAAGCTGATCCTTGTTCCGATCGTGTTGATGATATTCTGGATAGGCGTTTATCCCAAGCCGCTCCTTGACCGTATTGAACCTGCGGCACGTCAGGTGCTGACGCATGTGAGTCGGGCTGTCACGGTCGATCTTGGGGAAACCTTCCCAGCGGAAGAGGCGCGGTCGCATGATGATGCTGAAGTTGTGCTGAGCGATACACACCCGGTTAAGGTGGATGCGGAGGGAAGTACAAAGTGA
- the nuoL gene encoding NADH-quinone oxidoreductase subunit L produces the protein MSDSLYLIPLFPLLGFLINGLLLGRLPRPVVNAVACLSVAASFVVSVLVFLGLKALPPDARILEQSLFTWIPSGALDVNFGLLIDPLSAVMILVVTGVGLLIHIYSIGYMSHDPGFGRFFTYMNLFMFSMLTLVMADNFLLMFVGWEGVGLCSYLLIGFWFHKKSASDAGKKAFIVNRIGDFGFLIGMFILFWQVGSLDFRTVMEQAPVVFIAGGSLITAVCLLLFVGAIGKSAQIPLFVWLPDAMEGPTPVSALIHAATMVTAGVYMVVRTNVLFMMAPDALMVVAIIGAATAFFAATIGLAQNDIKRVLAYSTVSQLGYMFLACGVASFGAGIFHLMTHAFFKALLFLGAGSVIHAMSDEQDMRYMGGLKKHIKITYLTMLVATFAITGIPGLSGFFSKDEILWKSFSSQYGHPIFWVVGFATAGLTAFYMFRLIYLTFHGQERIDEEKRKHLHESPKSMTVPLMILAVLSVVGGWVGIPHIFGVTNYFEHWLEPVIGGVSHEPVSHALASGGGDVGMEWGLMAASVALVLIAIFLARLFYKTKPELATAWQEKLSGVHQVLLNKYYIDELYGAVVVRPLVGLSEFLWKVVDVIVIDGLLNGSALVYEGFSELLRRTQTGRLRSYATTFVVGVVLLLAYFVMD, from the coding sequence CCGATAGCTTATATCTCATACCGCTGTTCCCGCTGCTGGGATTCCTGATTAACGGACTCCTGCTGGGACGTTTGCCACGGCCGGTGGTTAATGCCGTAGCATGCCTTTCGGTAGCGGCCTCGTTTGTGGTATCGGTTCTGGTCTTCCTTGGGTTGAAGGCGTTGCCTCCTGACGCACGCATTCTTGAGCAAAGCCTGTTTACATGGATTCCATCTGGGGCTTTGGATGTCAATTTCGGTCTGTTGATTGATCCGCTTTCGGCGGTGATGATTCTCGTAGTTACCGGTGTCGGGCTTCTGATTCACATATACTCGATTGGCTATATGTCCCACGACCCTGGTTTCGGGCGCTTCTTCACCTACATGAATCTGTTCATGTTCTCCATGCTGACATTGGTAATGGCCGACAACTTCCTGCTTATGTTTGTTGGATGGGAAGGGGTGGGGTTGTGCTCGTACCTGTTGATTGGTTTCTGGTTCCACAAGAAATCTGCCTCCGATGCCGGTAAAAAAGCTTTCATTGTTAACCGTATCGGTGACTTTGGTTTCCTGATTGGAATGTTTATCCTCTTCTGGCAGGTGGGGTCGCTTGATTTCCGCACCGTAATGGAACAGGCACCGGTCGTCTTTATCGCAGGGGGATCACTTATTACCGCCGTATGCTTGCTGCTGTTTGTCGGTGCTATCGGCAAGTCGGCCCAGATACCGTTATTTGTTTGGCTGCCGGATGCGATGGAAGGTCCCACGCCGGTCTCGGCCTTGATCCATGCGGCCACAATGGTCACAGCCGGTGTTTACATGGTTGTGCGCACTAATGTATTGTTCATGATGGCCCCCGATGCTCTGATGGTAGTGGCAATTATCGGTGCGGCTACGGCTTTCTTTGCCGCGACTATCGGCCTGGCCCAGAATGACATCAAACGTGTTCTGGCTTATTCAACCGTGAGTCAGCTCGGTTATATGTTCCTGGCCTGCGGGGTGGCATCCTTCGGGGCCGGTATTTTCCATCTGATGACTCACGCTTTCTTCAAAGCGCTTCTGTTCCTTGGTGCTGGCTCGGTCATTCACGCCATGTCCGATGAACAGGATATGCGGTACATGGGCGGTCTGAAAAAACATATCAAGATTACTTACCTGACAATGTTGGTGGCAACTTTTGCAATTACCGGTATCCCCGGTCTGTCGGGTTTCTTCTCCAAAGATGAGATTCTTTGGAAATCATTCTCATCACAGTACGGTCACCCAATTTTCTGGGTCGTTGGTTTTGCTACGGCCGGATTGACGGCGTTCTATATGTTCCGACTGATCTATTTGACTTTCCATGGTCAGGAACGCATAGACGAAGAGAAGCGCAAACATCTTCACGAATCGCCGAAGTCGATGACGGTTCCGTTGATGATATTGGCCGTGCTTTCGGTTGTTGGCGGTTGGGTTGGTATTCCCCATATTTTCGGCGTTACCAACTACTTCGAACACTGGCTCGAACCGGTCATTGGTGGAGTGAGTCATGAGCCGGTTTCCCATGCTCTGGCCTCCGGTGGAGGAGATGTCGGCATGGAGTGGGGGCTGATGGCGGCTTCGGTCGCCCTGGTGTTGATTGCGATTTTCCTGGCCCGTCTGTTCTATAAAACGAAGCCTGAACTTGCGACTGCCTGGCAGGAGAAACTGTCTGGCGTGCATCAAGTTCTGCTGAACAAGTATTATATAGACGAGTTGTATGGAGCGGTGGTCGTTCGACCGCTGGTGGGTCTATCGGAGTTTCTCTGGAAAGTAGTGGATGTAATTGTAATTGATGGTCTACTTAATGGTTCTGCTCTCGTTTATGAAGGTTTCTCGGAACTGTTGAGACGTACTCAGACTGGCCGGTTGCGGAGTTACGCAACCACCTTCGTTGTCGGAGTGGTTTTGCTCCTAGCCTATTTTGTGATGGATTAG